In a single window of the Streptomyces sp. HUAS ZL42 genome:
- the recO gene encoding DNA repair protein RecO: MSLFRDDGIVLRTQKLGEADRIITLLTRGHGRVRAVARGVRRTKSKFGARLEPFSHVDVQFFARGSELVGRGLPLCTQSETIAPYGGGIVTDYARYTAGTAMLETAERFTDHEGEPAVQQYLLLVGALRTLARGEHAPHLVLDAFLLRSLAVNGYAPSFSDCAKCGMAGPNRFFSVASGGSVCVDCRVPGSVVPSPRTLELLGALLTGDWETADACEPRYVREGSGLVSAYLHWHLERGLRSLRYVEK, from the coding sequence ATGAGTCTGTTCCGCGACGACGGCATCGTGCTGCGCACCCAGAAGCTGGGCGAGGCGGACCGGATCATCACGCTGCTCACGCGTGGGCACGGGCGGGTGCGGGCCGTGGCGCGGGGGGTGCGGCGGACGAAGTCGAAGTTCGGGGCGCGGCTCGAGCCGTTCTCGCACGTCGACGTGCAGTTCTTCGCGCGGGGGAGCGAGCTCGTCGGCCGCGGGCTGCCCCTGTGCACACAGAGCGAGACCATCGCCCCGTACGGCGGCGGCATCGTCACCGACTACGCCCGGTACACCGCCGGGACGGCCATGCTGGAGACCGCCGAGCGGTTCACCGACCACGAGGGCGAGCCGGCGGTGCAGCAGTATCTGCTGCTCGTCGGGGCGCTGCGCACCCTCGCCCGTGGTGAGCACGCGCCGCATCTCGTGCTCGACGCCTTCCTGCTGCGTTCCCTCGCCGTCAACGGGTACGCGCCCAGCTTCAGCGACTGCGCGAAGTGCGGCATGGCCGGGCCGAACCGGTTCTTCTCGGTGGCCTCCGGGGGGTCGGTCTGCGTCGACTGCCGGGTGCCCGGCAGCGTCGTACCCTCGCCGCGGACCCTGGAACTCCTCGGCGCGCTGCTTACGGGAGACTGGGAGACCGCGGACGCGTGCGAGCCGCGGTACGTCCGGGAGGGGAGCGGGCTGGTGTCCGCCTACCTGCACTGGCATCTGGAGCGCGGGCTGCGCTCGCTTCGGTACGTGGAAAAGTAA
- a CDS encoding isoprenyl transferase, translated as MVVRGILGRQRREYRAPEPHPSGARAPKLPGELVPNHVAIVMDGNGRWAKQRGLPRTEGHKVGAERVLDVLQGAVEIGVGSISLYAFSTENWKRSPDEVRFLMNFNRDFIRKTRDTLDELGVRVRWVGRMPKLWKSVAKELQVAQEQTKGNDRLTLYFCMNYGGRAEIADAAQALAEDVKAGRLDPSKVNEKTLQRYMYYPDMPDVDLFLRPSGEQRTSNYLIWQSAYAEMVFQDVLWPDFDRRDLWRACVEFASRDRRFGGAIPNEELLAMEGRQGEA; from the coding sequence ATGGTCGTACGCGGGATCCTGGGGCGCCAGCGCCGCGAGTACAGGGCGCCGGAGCCCCACCCGTCCGGCGCCCGCGCGCCGAAGCTCCCCGGCGAGCTGGTCCCCAACCATGTGGCGATCGTCATGGACGGGAACGGTCGCTGGGCGAAGCAGCGCGGGCTGCCCCGCACCGAGGGGCACAAGGTCGGCGCCGAGCGCGTCCTCGACGTACTGCAGGGCGCGGTCGAGATCGGCGTCGGCAGCATCTCGCTGTACGCCTTCTCCACCGAGAACTGGAAGCGTTCGCCCGACGAGGTGCGCTTCCTGATGAACTTCAACCGCGACTTCATCCGCAAGACGCGTGACACGCTCGACGAGCTCGGCGTCCGGGTGCGCTGGGTGGGCCGTATGCCCAAGCTGTGGAAGTCGGTCGCCAAGGAGCTCCAGGTCGCCCAGGAGCAGACGAAGGGCAACGACCGGCTGACCCTCTACTTCTGCATGAACTACGGCGGCCGCGCGGAGATCGCCGACGCGGCGCAGGCCCTCGCGGAGGACGTGAAGGCGGGGCGCCTCGACCCGTCCAAGGTCAACGAGAAGACCCTGCAGAGGTACATGTACTACCCGGACATGCCGGACGTGGACCTGTTCCTGCGGCCGAGCGGCGAGCAGCGCACGTCCAACTACCTGATCTGGCAGAGCGCGTACGCCGAGATGGTCTTCCAGGACGTGCTGTGGCCGGACTTCGACCGGCGTGATCTGTGGCGGGCCTGCGTGGAGTTCGCTTCACGGGACCGGCGGTTCGGCGGGGCCATTCCGAACGAGGAGCTGCTGGCGATGGAGGGCAGGCAGGGCGAGGCCTGA
- a CDS encoding Fur family transcriptional regulator: MTTAGPPVKGRATRQRAAVAAALDEVDEFRSAQELHDMLKHKGDSVGLTTVYRTLQSLADAGEVDVLRTSDGESVYRRCSSGEHHHHLVCRVCGKAVEVEGPAVEKWADAIAAEHGYVNVAHTVEIFGTCAECAAASGG, translated from the coding sequence GTGACGACGGCTGGACCGCCCGTGAAGGGCCGCGCGACCCGGCAGCGGGCCGCCGTGGCGGCGGCCCTCGACGAGGTCGACGAGTTCCGCAGCGCGCAGGAACTCCACGACATGCTCAAGCACAAGGGCGACTCGGTCGGCCTGACCACGGTGTACCGCACGCTGCAGTCCCTCGCCGACGCGGGCGAGGTCGACGTCCTGCGCACCTCCGACGGCGAGTCCGTCTACCGCCGCTGCTCCAGCGGAGAGCACCACCACCACCTCGTCTGCCGGGTCTGCGGCAAGGCGGTGGAGGTGGAGGGCCCGGCGGTGGAGAAGTGGGCCGACGCCATCGCGGCGGAGCACGGGTACGTCAACGTGGCGCACACGGTGGAGATCTTCGGCACGTGCGCGGAGTGCGCGGCGGCCTCCGGCGGTTGA
- a CDS encoding metal ABC transporter permease, whose translation MDFLDYAFMQRALLAAVLVGITAPAVGIYLVQRRQALMGDGIGHVAMTGVGLGFLLSASPVWMATAVSVLGAVLMELIRWYGRTRGDIALAMLFYGGMAGGVMFINLAPGGSNANLTSYLFGSLSTVSESDVTAICLLASFVVLVTLGLRRQLFAVSQDEEFARVTGLPVRALNLLTAVTAAVTVTVAMRVVGLLLVSALMVVPVAAAQQLSRSFAATFAIAVAIGVTVTIGGTVTSYYQDVPPGATIVLLTIAAFIALTALAAPLARRRARALAAAQPAGDPAECAIPASRGTDGKIGV comes from the coding sequence ATGGACTTCCTCGACTACGCCTTCATGCAGCGGGCGCTGCTCGCAGCCGTCCTCGTCGGCATCACCGCCCCGGCCGTCGGCATCTACCTCGTCCAGCGCCGCCAGGCCCTGATGGGCGACGGCATCGGCCATGTGGCGATGACCGGCGTCGGCCTGGGCTTCCTGCTGTCCGCCTCCCCCGTGTGGATGGCGACGGCGGTCTCCGTCCTCGGCGCCGTGCTGATGGAGCTGATCCGCTGGTACGGCAGGACCCGCGGCGACATCGCCCTCGCGATGCTCTTCTACGGCGGTATGGCCGGCGGCGTGATGTTCATCAACCTCGCGCCGGGCGGCTCGAACGCGAACCTGACGTCGTACCTCTTCGGGTCGCTGTCGACGGTGTCGGAGTCGGACGTCACGGCGATCTGCCTGCTCGCGTCCTTCGTCGTCCTGGTCACCCTGGGCCTGCGCCGCCAGCTGTTCGCGGTCAGCCAGGACGAGGAGTTCGCGCGGGTGACGGGCCTGCCGGTCCGCGCTCTCAACCTGCTGACGGCCGTCACGGCCGCGGTGACCGTGACGGTCGCGATGCGGGTGGTCGGACTGCTGCTGGTGTCGGCCCTGATGGTCGTTCCCGTGGCGGCGGCGCAGCAGCTGAGCCGCAGTTTCGCGGCGACCTTCGCCATTGCCGTGGCGATCGGCGTGACCGTGACGATCGGCGGCACCGTCACGTCGTACTACCAGGACGTGCCGCCCGGCGCGACGATCGTGCTGCTGACGATCGCCGCCTTCATCGCGCTGACGGCACTGGCGGCCCCGCTGGCCCGGCGCCGCGCCCGTGCGCTGGCGGCCGCGCAGCCTGCGGGAGACCCCGCGGAGTGTGCGATTCCGGCCAGCAGGGGGACCGACGGGAAGATCGGCGTCTGA
- a CDS encoding metal ABC transporter ATP-binding protein: MGEPVISLRGVTAELGSRPVLRGIDLTVHRGEVVALLGANGSGKSTAVRSIIGQVPATTGEIELFGTDRRRFRDWARVGYVPQRTTAAGGVPATVTEIVSSGRLARARFGVFRKADHEAVRRALELVGMADRAKDSVNALSGGQHQRVLIARALAAEPELLIMDEPMAGVDLASQDVLAATLREQVSQGATVLLVLHELGPLEPLIDRAVVLRDGCVLHDGPPPQAVGQHALPGHDHVHPHAPAGAEPIRTGLLS, encoded by the coding sequence ATGGGCGAGCCCGTCATATCACTGCGCGGCGTGACCGCCGAGCTGGGCTCGCGCCCCGTCCTGCGCGGCATCGACCTCACCGTGCACCGCGGTGAGGTCGTCGCGCTGCTCGGCGCGAACGGCTCCGGCAAGTCCACGGCCGTCCGCAGCATCATCGGACAGGTGCCGGCGACCACCGGTGAGATCGAGCTGTTCGGGACGGACCGGCGCCGCTTCCGCGACTGGGCGCGCGTGGGGTACGTGCCGCAGCGCACGACCGCCGCTGGCGGCGTGCCCGCCACGGTGACCGAGATCGTCTCCTCGGGCCGCCTCGCCCGCGCCCGCTTCGGCGTCTTCCGCAAGGCCGACCACGAGGCCGTACGGCGTGCCCTGGAGCTCGTCGGCATGGCGGACCGCGCCAAGGACTCGGTGAACGCCCTGTCCGGCGGCCAGCACCAGCGCGTCCTGATCGCCCGCGCCCTGGCCGCCGAACCCGAGCTGCTGATCATGGACGAGCCGATGGCGGGCGTCGACCTGGCCAGCCAGGACGTGCTGGCGGCGACCCTGCGCGAGCAGGTGTCCCAGGGCGCCACCGTCCTGCTGGTCCTGCACGAACTGGGCCCCCTCGAGCCCCTCATCGACCGGGCGGTCGTCCTGCGCGACGGCTGTGTGCTGCACGACGGCCCGCCCCCGCAGGCCGTCGGCCAGCACGCGCTGCCCGGCCACGACCACGTGCACCCGCACGCTCCGGCGGGCGCCGAACCGATCCGCACGGGACTGCTGAGCTGA
- a CDS encoding metal ABC transporter substrate-binding protein yields the protein MNVRRHGRHLISAAAVTAATALGIGTLSACSGASAAAGNTDKFDVVASFYPMAFLAEQIGGGHVQVTSLTEPGQEPHDLEISAQQRAQLDESDAVLYLKNLQPSVDDAVSQSGVKTKIDAATLTSLEEHGNEVGGHAAEHDDEHGEEEGGQDPHIWLDPVKYAEVAKGVGAAFEKADPDHAADYKKNTAALVAKLDKLNTRYKDGLADTKSKVFITTHAAFGYLAERYGLTEEAINGLDPESEPSAARVKDLEKMAKADGVTTVFYETLVSDKTAKTIAKDTNLRTDVLDPIEGITEKSRGKDYFSVMESNLKALQTALGTK from the coding sequence ATGAACGTACGGCGACACGGACGACACCTCATATCCGCGGCAGCGGTCACCGCGGCCACCGCTCTCGGCATCGGCACCCTCTCCGCCTGCTCCGGTGCGAGCGCGGCCGCCGGCAACACGGACAAGTTCGACGTCGTTGCGTCGTTCTACCCGATGGCCTTCCTCGCCGAGCAGATCGGCGGCGGCCATGTGCAGGTCACCAGCCTCACCGAGCCCGGCCAGGAGCCGCACGACCTGGAGATCAGCGCCCAGCAGCGGGCGCAGCTCGACGAGTCCGACGCGGTCCTGTACCTCAAGAACCTCCAGCCCTCCGTCGACGACGCCGTCAGCCAGTCCGGGGTCAAGACGAAGATCGACGCCGCCACACTCACCTCCCTCGAGGAGCACGGCAACGAGGTCGGCGGCCACGCGGCCGAGCACGACGACGAACACGGCGAGGAGGAGGGCGGCCAGGACCCCCACATCTGGCTCGACCCGGTGAAGTACGCCGAGGTCGCCAAGGGCGTCGGCGCCGCCTTCGAGAAGGCGGACCCCGACCACGCGGCCGACTACAAGAAGAACACCGCGGCCCTGGTCGCCAAGCTCGACAAGCTCAACACCCGGTACAAGGACGGGCTGGCGGACACGAAGTCCAAGGTCTTCATCACCACGCACGCCGCCTTCGGCTACCTCGCCGAGCGCTACGGCCTCACCGAGGAGGCCATCAACGGCCTCGACCCGGAATCGGAGCCCAGCGCCGCACGCGTGAAGGATCTTGAGAAGATGGCCAAGGCCGACGGCGTCACGACCGTGTTCTACGAGACGCTCGTCAGCGACAAGACCGCGAAGACCATCGCCAAGGACACCAACCTCAGGACGGACGTCCTCGACCCGATCGAGGGCATCACGGAGAAGTCCCGGGGCAAGGACTATTTCTCGGTCATGGAGTCCAACCTCAAGGCGCTGCAGACGGCCCTGGGAACCAAATGA
- a CDS encoding glycine--tRNA ligase has protein sequence MAADKIDTIVSLSKRRGFVFPCSEIYGGQRAAWDYGPLGVELKENIKRQWWRYMVTSREDVVGIDSSVILAPEVWVASGHVATFTDPLTECTSCHKRFRADHLEEAYEAKHGRLPENGLADVNCPHCGNKGQFTEPKQFSGLLSTHLGPTQDSGSIAYLRPETAQGIFTNFALVHTASRKKPPFGIAQMGKSFRNEITPGNFIFRTREFEQMEMEFFVKPGEDEKWHEYWMEQRWNWYTGLGLREENMRWYDHPQEKLSHYSKRTADIEYRFQFGGNEWGELEGVANRTDYDLGAHSKASGQDLSYFDQEAGERWTPYVIEPAAGVGRTMLAFLLDAYVEDEAPNAKGKMEKRTVLRLDHRLAPVKVAVLPLSRNPELSPKAKGLAQALRQHWNIEFDDAGAIGRRYRRQDEIGTPYCVTVDFDTLDDNAVTVRERDSMKQERVSLDQIEGYLAGRLLGC, from the coding sequence GTGGCCGCCGACAAGATCGACACCATCGTCAGCCTGAGCAAGCGCCGTGGCTTCGTATTCCCCTGCAGTGAGATCTACGGCGGCCAGCGCGCCGCCTGGGACTACGGACCGCTGGGTGTCGAGCTCAAGGAGAACATCAAGCGCCAGTGGTGGCGCTACATGGTGACGTCGCGCGAGGACGTGGTCGGTATCGACTCGTCCGTGATCCTGGCCCCCGAGGTCTGGGTCGCCTCCGGCCACGTCGCCACCTTCACGGACCCGCTGACCGAGTGCACCTCCTGTCACAAGCGGTTCCGCGCGGACCACCTGGAGGAGGCGTACGAGGCCAAGCACGGCCGCCTGCCGGAGAACGGCCTCGCGGACGTCAACTGCCCGCACTGCGGTAACAAGGGCCAGTTCACCGAGCCCAAGCAGTTCTCGGGTCTCCTCTCCACCCACCTCGGCCCCACACAGGACAGCGGCTCCATCGCCTACCTGCGTCCCGAGACCGCCCAGGGCATCTTCACCAACTTCGCCCTGGTGCACACCGCTTCGCGCAAGAAGCCCCCGTTCGGCATCGCGCAGATGGGCAAGTCCTTCCGCAACGAGATCACGCCCGGCAACTTCATCTTCCGCACCCGCGAGTTCGAGCAGATGGAGATGGAGTTCTTCGTCAAGCCGGGCGAGGACGAGAAGTGGCACGAGTACTGGATGGAGCAGCGCTGGAACTGGTACACCGGCCTGGGTCTCCGTGAGGAGAACATGCGCTGGTACGACCACCCGCAGGAGAAGCTCTCCCACTACTCCAAGCGCACCGCCGACATCGAGTACCGCTTCCAGTTCGGCGGCAACGAGTGGGGCGAGCTCGAGGGTGTCGCGAACCGCACGGACTACGACCTGGGGGCCCACTCGAAGGCGTCGGGCCAGGACCTCTCCTACTTCGACCAGGAGGCCGGCGAGCGCTGGACCCCGTACGTCATCGAGCCCGCGGCCGGTGTCGGCCGCACCATGCTGGCCTTCCTGCTCGACGCCTACGTCGAGGACGAGGCGCCGAACGCCAAGGGCAAGATGGAGAAGCGCACGGTGCTGCGCCTCGACCACCGCCTCGCTCCCGTGAAGGTCGCGGTCCTGCCGCTTTCGCGCAACCCCGAGCTGTCCCCGAAGGCCAAGGGCCTCGCCCAGGCGCTGCGCCAGCACTGGAACATCGAGTTCGACGACGCCGGCGCCATCGGCCGCCGCTACCGCCGCCAGGACGAGATCGGCACGCCGTACTGCGTGACGGTCGACTTCGACACGCTGGACGACAACGCGGTGACGGTACGCGAGCGTGACTCGATGAAGCAGGAGCGGGTGTCGCTGGACCAGATCGAGGGCTACCTGGCCGGCCGCCTCCTGGGCTGCTAG
- a CDS encoding DUF4394 domain-containing protein: protein MRKQAVVGAAVLALAIGSVGYVAASGQEQQPDSSAAISVQSGSGSGAGTGPAAGDRLAAIGLTGDQRLVRFRLDRPGTVLPLGRVNGLKGDTRLVGIDYRVQNNKLYGVGDKGGIYTLREIGARATKVSQLSVALQGSRFGVDFNPAANRLRVISDTGQNLRHNIDDPAGAPAAGTTAVDGTLTNPPVPPATTVATATGVTGAAYTNNDLDTATATTLFDLDTAQDRISVQSPANAGNLAPTGGLGVDVPGNSGFDIYSSANTGTNTGYAVTGSRAYRVNLLTGRATSTGSFPKARKVVDLAIPLRQG, encoded by the coding sequence ATGCGCAAGCAAGCAGTCGTCGGCGCGGCCGTCCTGGCCCTGGCCATCGGTTCCGTCGGCTACGTGGCGGCGAGCGGCCAGGAGCAGCAGCCCGACTCCTCCGCGGCGATCTCCGTCCAGTCCGGCTCCGGCTCCGGAGCCGGGACCGGACCGGCGGCGGGCGACCGGCTCGCCGCGATCGGCCTGACCGGCGACCAGCGCCTCGTCCGCTTCCGCCTCGACCGGCCCGGCACCGTGCTGCCGCTGGGCAGGGTGAACGGCCTCAAGGGCGACACCAGGCTGGTCGGCATCGACTACCGGGTGCAGAACAACAAGCTGTACGGCGTCGGCGACAAGGGCGGCATCTACACCCTCCGCGAGATCGGCGCCAGGGCCACCAAGGTCTCCCAGCTGAGCGTCGCCCTGCAGGGGAGCCGCTTCGGCGTCGACTTCAACCCCGCCGCCAACCGGCTGCGCGTCATCAGCGACACCGGACAGAACCTCCGCCACAACATCGACGACCCGGCCGGCGCGCCCGCCGCGGGCACCACCGCCGTCGACGGCACCCTGACCAACCCGCCCGTCCCGCCCGCCACCACCGTTGCCACGGCGACGGGCGTGACCGGCGCGGCGTACACGAACAACGACCTGGACACCGCGACGGCCACCACCCTCTTCGACCTCGACACCGCCCAGGACCGCATCTCCGTCCAGTCCCCGGCCAACGCAGGCAACCTCGCCCCCACCGGCGGGCTCGGCGTCGATGTGCCGGGCAACTCCGGCTTCGACATCTACAGCTCGGCGAACACGGGCACCAACACCGGCTACGCGGTGACGGGTTCCCGCGCCTACCGGGTCAACCTGCTGACCGGCAGGGCGACTTCCACCGGCTCCTTCCCGAAGGCACGCAAGGTCGTGGACCTGGCGATCCCGCTGCGACAGGGCTGA
- a CDS encoding LysE family translocator, with translation MSIAFLLTTLVVVATPGTGVVYTLAAGLSRGRRASVVAAVACTLGIVPHMLATVTGVAALLHASATAFQVLKYAGVAYLLYMAWATVKDKEAITVDGDTAPLSAGRVIVRGVLINILNPKLTIFFFAFLPQFVDPDEPHAVLRMLGLGGVFMLATFVVFAAYGVLAASVRSHVTSRPRVMTWLRRSFAGSFVALGAKLAFTAR, from the coding sequence ATGAGCATCGCCTTCCTGCTGACCACCCTCGTGGTCGTCGCCACCCCCGGCACCGGAGTCGTCTACACCCTCGCCGCAGGTCTGTCCCGCGGCCGCCGCGCGAGTGTCGTGGCGGCCGTCGCCTGCACTCTCGGCATCGTTCCGCACATGCTGGCCACCGTCACCGGCGTCGCGGCGCTGCTGCACGCGAGTGCGACGGCGTTCCAGGTCCTCAAGTACGCCGGTGTCGCCTACCTCCTGTACATGGCGTGGGCCACGGTGAAGGACAAGGAGGCGATCACCGTCGACGGGGACACCGCGCCGCTCTCCGCGGGCCGGGTCATCGTCCGGGGCGTTCTGATCAACATCCTCAACCCGAAGCTGACGATCTTCTTCTTCGCCTTCCTGCCGCAGTTCGTGGACCCGGACGAGCCGCACGCGGTCCTGCGGATGCTGGGGCTCGGCGGTGTCTTCATGCTGGCCACCTTCGTCGTCTTCGCCGCGTACGGCGTCCTCGCGGCCTCGGTCCGCAGCCACGTCACCTCACGGCCGCGCGTGATGACGTGGCTGCGGCGGAGCTTCGCGGGGTCGTTCGTGGCGCTGGGGGCGAAGCTCGCGTTCACCGCCCGCTAG
- a CDS encoding aldo/keto reductase, which yields MTMQTRSLGTTGPQVSALGLGCMGMSALYGAADRAESIATVHAALEAGVTLLDTGDFYGMGHNELLIGEALRSAPAALREQALVSVKFGALRDPDGGWSGYDGRPAAVKNFAAYSLQRLGVDHIDVYRIARLDPDVPIEETVGAIAELVEKGYVRHIGLSEVDADTIRRAAATAPISDLQIEYSLISRGIEESVLPTTRELGIAITAYGVLSRGLISGHFTPDRQLAANDFRAFSPRFQGDNLRHNLNLVEALRKIAEQKGVSVAQIAIAWVLSRGSQHGNDIVPLVGARTRERLAESLGALDVTLDAADLTAIEEAVPAGAAAGDRYPAAQMNHLGTK from the coding sequence ATGACGATGCAAACGCGCTCTCTCGGAACCACCGGCCCTCAGGTCTCCGCCCTGGGTCTCGGCTGCATGGGCATGTCCGCGCTGTACGGCGCCGCCGACCGGGCCGAGTCGATCGCCACCGTCCACGCCGCCCTGGAGGCCGGCGTGACCCTGCTCGACACCGGCGACTTCTACGGCATGGGCCACAACGAACTGCTGATCGGCGAGGCCCTGCGCTCCGCCCCGGCGGCCCTGCGCGAACAGGCCCTGGTCAGCGTGAAGTTCGGCGCGCTGCGCGACCCGGACGGCGGCTGGTCCGGATACGACGGCCGCCCCGCCGCCGTGAAGAACTTCGCCGCGTACTCCCTCCAGCGCCTCGGCGTGGACCACATCGACGTGTACCGGATCGCCCGCCTCGACCCCGACGTACCCATCGAGGAGACGGTCGGCGCGATCGCGGAACTGGTCGAGAAGGGGTATGTGCGGCACATCGGCCTGAGCGAGGTCGACGCCGACACGATCCGCCGGGCCGCCGCCACCGCCCCGATCAGCGACCTGCAGATCGAGTACTCCCTCATCTCCCGCGGCATCGAGGAGTCGGTCCTGCCGACCACCCGTGAACTCGGCATCGCCATCACGGCGTACGGCGTCCTCTCCCGCGGCCTGATCTCCGGGCACTTCACCCCCGACCGGCAGCTCGCCGCCAACGACTTCCGGGCCTTCTCGCCCCGCTTCCAGGGCGACAACCTCCGGCACAACCTGAACCTGGTCGAGGCGCTGCGCAAGATCGCCGAGCAGAAGGGCGTGAGCGTCGCGCAGATCGCCATCGCCTGGGTACTCTCACGGGGCTCGCAGCACGGCAACGACATCGTGCCGCTGGTCGGCGCGCGCACCCGGGAGCGGCTGGCGGAGTCCCTCGGCGCGCTGGACGTCACGCTGGACGCCGCCGACCTCACGGCGATCGAGGAGGCGGTCCCGGCGGGCGCCGCCGCGGGCGACCGCTACCCGGCCGCGCAGATGAACCACCTCGGCACCAAGTAG
- a CDS encoding TetR family transcriptional regulator yields MAPTSEILTAERILEATEEVLRRHGPAKATVVDVARALGVSHGSVYRHFRTKAALREAVTKRWLDRTSDHLAVIVAEDRDPQARLRDWLAALFEAKRRKAGDDPELFATYSVLTGETGDAVAEHIADLTAQLTEIIGAGAQSGTFTTPDPATAARAVFQATARFHDPCHAREWEQPGIEEEFTAVVDLLVRGLRG; encoded by the coding sequence ATGGCACCGACCAGCGAGATCCTGACCGCCGAGCGCATCCTCGAGGCGACCGAGGAGGTGCTGCGCCGCCACGGCCCGGCGAAGGCCACCGTGGTGGACGTGGCCCGCGCGCTCGGTGTCAGCCACGGCAGCGTCTACCGCCACTTCCGTACGAAGGCGGCGCTGCGGGAGGCGGTGACGAAGCGCTGGCTGGACCGCACGTCGGACCACCTCGCCGTCATCGTCGCCGAGGACCGCGACCCGCAGGCCCGGCTGCGCGACTGGCTCGCGGCCCTGTTCGAGGCCAAGCGCCGCAAGGCGGGCGACGACCCCGAGCTGTTCGCCACGTACTCGGTGCTGACCGGCGAGACCGGCGACGCGGTCGCCGAACACATCGCCGACCTGACCGCCCAGCTGACGGAGATCATCGGAGCGGGCGCACAGTCGGGCACGTTCACCACCCCGGACCCGGCGACGGCCGCCCGCGCGGTCTTCCAGGCAACGGCCCGCTTCCACGACCCGTGCCACGCCCGGGAATGGGAACAGCCGGGCATCGAGGAGGAGTTCACGGCGGTGGTGGATCTGCTGGTGCGGGGGCTGCGCGGCTGA
- a CDS encoding serine hydrolase domain-containing protein — translation MSALHDTLRRYVDDGTVPGAVGLVTRGDDVEVVAVGSVDADGTAPMARDSVFRIASLTKPVTAAAVLMLVEDGRIGLDSPVDEWLPELAKPTVVRTPSSPVDDVVPADRPITVEDLLSSRAGWGFPSDFSLPAVQALFEVQKDGRDPGAFPPPDAWLADLSRVPLLYQPGEAWLYNTCSDLQGVLIARVAGRPLPEFLAERLFEPLGMADTGFEVPAAKRDRFTSYYRSDLAGALELRDTPDGRWSGVPVFPSGAGGLVSTAGDWLAFARLLLNGGTTGGHRLLTPTSVSRMTTNHLTAGQREIGRLFLDGQGWGYGAQVDVEPNAPWNVPGRYGWIGGTGTTAHLVPTTETVTILLTQVAMEDPHPTPLMRDFWRCTASGPGRGL, via the coding sequence ATGAGCGCTCTGCACGACACCCTGCGACGGTATGTCGACGACGGAACGGTGCCGGGCGCCGTCGGGCTGGTGACCCGGGGCGACGACGTGGAGGTGGTGGCCGTCGGGTCGGTGGACGCCGACGGCACCGCGCCGATGGCCCGGGACTCGGTCTTCCGCATCGCCTCGCTCACCAAGCCGGTCACCGCGGCGGCGGTGCTGATGCTGGTCGAGGACGGGCGGATCGGCCTGGACTCGCCGGTCGACGAGTGGCTGCCAGAGCTCGCGAAGCCGACGGTGGTGCGTACGCCGTCGAGCCCGGTCGACGACGTGGTCCCGGCGGACCGTCCCATCACCGTCGAGGACCTGCTCAGCTCCCGGGCGGGCTGGGGCTTCCCGTCGGACTTCTCGCTCCCCGCGGTGCAGGCGCTGTTCGAGGTGCAGAAGGACGGGCGCGACCCGGGCGCCTTCCCACCGCCGGACGCGTGGCTGGCGGACCTGTCCCGCGTACCTCTGCTGTACCAGCCGGGCGAGGCCTGGCTGTACAACACCTGCTCCGACCTGCAGGGCGTGCTGATCGCCCGGGTCGCGGGCCGTCCGCTGCCCGAGTTCCTGGCGGAGCGGCTGTTCGAGCCGCTGGGCATGGCGGACACGGGTTTCGAGGTGCCGGCGGCGAAACGGGACCGCTTCACCAGCTACTACCGTTCCGACCTGGCGGGCGCCCTCGAACTCCGGGACACCCCGGACGGCCGGTGGAGCGGCGTCCCGGTCTTCCCCTCCGGGGCCGGCGGCCTGGTCTCCACGGCCGGCGACTGGCTGGCCTTCGCCCGCCTGCTGCTGAACGGCGGCACAACGGGCGGCCATCGGCTCCTGACGCCCACCTCGGTCAGCCGCATGACCACCAACCACCTCACGGCCGGCCAGCGCGAGATCGGCAGGCTGTTCCTGGACGGCCAGGGCTGGGGCTACGGCGCCCAGGTCGACGTCGAGCCGAACGCCCCGTGGAACGTCCCGGGCCGCTACGGCTGGATCGGCGGCACAGGCACCACGGCACATCTCGTCCCCACCACCGAGACGGTCACGATCCTCCTCACCCAGGTGGCGATGGAGGACCCACACCCGACCCCGCTGATGCGGGACTTCTGGCGGTGCACGGCGAGCGGCCCCGGCCGTGGGCTCTGA